One Halobacterium sp. DL1 DNA window includes the following coding sequences:
- a CDS encoding aldehyde oxidoreductase: MSQDSERRAPLSNGIPTLGIGTWQNEDHDQCAESVRTALDHGYRHVDTAQAYRNEEAVGRGIAEADVDREDVFLATKVWTSNLAHDDVLETTEESLDRLRTDYLDLLYVHWPANEYDPEETLSAFAELRDEGAIERIGVSNFEPRHLDEARDVLGELPFANQVEFHPLLPQEDLQAYAANEDLELVAYSPLARGEVFDIPEIQDVAEKHGVSEAQVSLAWVREKGATAIPKATGRDHIEDNFASLDVELDDEDVEQIDSVSGRDRQVDPDFGPWN; this comes from the coding sequence ATGTCACAGGACTCGGAGCGACGCGCACCGCTATCGAACGGGATACCCACCCTCGGCATCGGCACCTGGCAGAACGAGGACCACGACCAGTGCGCAGAGAGCGTGCGCACCGCACTCGACCACGGCTACCGGCACGTCGACACCGCCCAGGCCTACCGCAACGAGGAGGCGGTCGGCCGCGGCATCGCGGAGGCTGACGTCGACCGCGAGGACGTCTTCCTCGCGACGAAAGTGTGGACCAGCAACCTCGCGCACGACGACGTCCTCGAGACGACCGAGGAGAGCCTCGACCGCCTCCGCACGGACTATCTCGACCTGCTGTACGTTCACTGGCCGGCCAACGAGTACGACCCCGAGGAGACGCTGTCGGCGTTCGCGGAGCTCCGCGACGAGGGGGCCATCGAGCGCATCGGCGTGAGCAACTTCGAGCCACGTCACCTCGACGAGGCCCGCGACGTGCTCGGCGAACTGCCGTTCGCGAACCAGGTGGAGTTCCACCCGCTGCTCCCCCAGGAGGACCTCCAGGCGTACGCCGCGAACGAGGACCTCGAACTCGTCGCCTACTCGCCGCTCGCGCGCGGCGAGGTGTTCGATATCCCCGAGATACAGGACGTCGCCGAGAAGCACGGCGTGAGCGAGGCCCAGGTCAGCCTCGCGTGGGTCCGCGAGAAGGGTGCGACCGCCATCCCGAAGGCCACCGGGCGGGACCACATCGAGGACAACTTCGCCAGCCTCGACGTCGAACTCGACGACGAGGACGTCGAACAGATCGACAGCGTCAGTGGACGGGACCGGCAGGTCGACCCGGACTTCGGTCCCTGGAACTGA